In Pseudomonadaceae bacterium SI-3, the sequence CATCGTCGACGTTGCCGCAAGTGAGAAAGCGCAGGAGCTCTTTGCGCTCGTGCTGCGCCAGGTACGCGAGGATGTCCTCGCTGATCAAATCAGACTGATGAGACATGGTGCGGAATCCTTAGAAGTAGCCCTGACGTTTCTTTTCTTCCATCGAACCTGCGCCATCGTGGTCGATGACACGGCCCTGACGTTCGGAAGTACGCGTCAGGAGCATTTCCTGGATGATCTCGGGAAGGCTTGACGCCGTGGATTCCACCGCACCGGTCAATGGGTAGCAGCCAAGGGTACGGAAGCGGACCATGCGCTTCTCGATGCGTCCCTTCTCCTCGTCGGTGAGGTGCTCGAGGATGCGCTCGTCATCGATCATGATCAGCGTGCCGTTCTTCTCGATAACCTCGCGCTCGGCGGCGTAATACAAGGGCACAATCGGGATCTGTTCCAGATAGATGTATTGCCAGATATCCAGCTCGGTCCAGTTCGACAAGGGGAAGACGCGGATGGATTCGCCCTTCTTCACGTTGCCGTTGTAGACGTTCCAGAGTTCCGGGCGCTGATTCTTTGGGTCCCAGCGGTGCTTGTTGTCGCGGAAGGAGTAGACGCGCTCCTTGGCACGAGACTTCTCTTCGTCGCGGCGGGCGCCGCCGAAAGCTGCATCGAAGCCGTGCTTGTCGAGCGCCTGCTTGAGGCCCTCGGTTTTCATGATATCGGTGTGCTTGGCGCTGCCATGGGTGAACGGGTTGATGTTCTGCGCCACGCCATCCGGGTTGATGTGCGTGATCAGGTCCAGATCCATCTCGTTGACCATCTGCTCGCGGAACCGGTACATCTCCTGGAACTTCCAGCGCGTATCCACGTGCATCACCGGAAACGGCAGACGCCCAGGGAAGAAGGCCTTGCGCGCCAGATGCAGCATAACGGCCGAATCTTTACCGATGGAATAGAGCATCACCGGATTGTCGAACTCGGCGGCCACCTCACGGATGATGTGGATGCTTTCCGCCTCCAGCTGTTTCAGATGCGTCAGTTTGTCGACCATGGCTACTCACGAATTTGCAGATGGGACGGCCGGCACGGCCGGAACGAGGCGCAACTTTAGCACGGCATTAGATTCTAATCAGGACGCCTGTTAGATCTAAATGCTCTAGCTTTATGCCGGGCGAAGCCTTCCCTACTTTCCGAATCACACAGCCCCGCAGCCTTCGAAGGCGCCGCGTCACGCGGGATTTGGACAATCGATAAACAGATGCTCGATGGCAAACCGCTTCGCCAGATGTTCACCCAGTGCCTGAACGCCATACCGCTCAGTGGCGTGATGACCGGCGGCGAAAAAGCTCAGTCCGTTTTCGCGTGCGATATGCACCGTGGGCTCCGAAATTTCTCCCGTCAGGTACGCATCGACGCCTGCAGTTACCGCTTGATCGATATAGCCCTGTGCACCGCCAGTGCACCAGGCAATCCGCCTGATCAAGCCAGGCCCTTCAACCATCAGCGGCTCACGCCCAAGCGCAGCGTGAACTCGACGCATGAAATCAGCCGGCGTAAGCGGCGTATCGAGGGCGCCCACAAGCCCGACCGAACGAGGATTATCCGGCTCCAAAGCGCCCTCAATGGTCAACGCGAGCAGGCGCGCCAACTGCACGTTGTTACCCACCTCGGGATGGACGTCGAGTGGCAGGTGATAGGCAAGCAAACTGATGTCATTGCTGAGCAGTGTTTTCAGCCGGCGCTGCTTGATTCCAACTACATGCGGATCTTCGTTCTTCCAGAAATAGCCGTGGTGCACCAGCACCACATCGGCTTGCGCCTCGACGGCTGCATCCAGCAACGCCTGGCTAGCGGTGACGCCGCTGACGATGCGCTGTACCTGCGGGCGCCCCTCCACCTGCAAGCCGTTAGGACAATAATCAGGAATCTTCGCGGCGTTCAGGAAGCGGTCGGATTCATCGACCAGGGTGGTCAGCGCGACAGCCATGCAAGCATCCTCCTATGGGATCAGTGACTAGAAAGCGGCGTTATTTACGAAAAAACAGACGAGACAAACATCAGAAAATGTCGCGGATTAACCGTTCTAGACGGTGCGTTGCAGTTTTGCCGCCGGCAAGGCTGCATTTCACAGCCAGCTTCGTATAATGCCGCCACCTTAAGAGGCGCTCTCGCCTTCCGCAACCTGCTCGGACGTCCCATCGCGATGATCAATGCCCTGCGTTTTTTTGGCTGGCCGTTGCTGGTAGGCCTGCTAGTGGCCCTGCTGATCATTCAGCGCTACCCGCATCTGGTAGGGCTCGGCGCCGAGCCGGAGTACAGCCTGCAGCAAGCGCCGCTGATCGGCATCCCCCAGCAAGGCCCCTACTCCTATGCCAACGCAGTCAGCAGCGCTGCGCCCGCAGTGGCTAATCTCTACACCACCAAGGTGATCGATAGCGCCAGCCAGCCGCCCATGCTCAAGGACGATCCGCTGTTCCGGCGCTTCTACGGGGACAACTTGCCGCGTCAACGTCGCATGGAATCGAGCCTGGGCTCGGCGGTGATCATGAGCCCGGAAGGCTACCTGCTGACCAACAACCACGTCACGGCGAATGCGGAACAGATCGTCGTGGCATTGCGCGATGGTCGGGAGACCCTGGCACGGGTAATCGGCAGCGACCCTGAGACCGATCTAGCGGTGCTCAAGATCGACCTGGCGGACCTGCCTGCGATCACCATCGGCCGCTCGGATGGCATTCGCATCGGGGACGTGACGCTGGCGATCGGTAATCCGTTCGGCGTGGGGCAAACCGTGACGATGGGCATCATCAGCGCAACCGGCCGTAACCAGCTGGGACTGAATACCTACGAGGACTTCATCCAGACCGACGCGGCGATCAACCGCGGTAACTCGGGTGGTGCGCTGGTGGATACTGCCGGCCACCTGATCGGCATAAACACGGCAATCATCTCCGAGTCCGGCGGATCACAGGGCATCGGCTTCGCCATCCCGGTGAAGCTCGCCATGGACGTAATGAAATCCATCATCGAGCATGGCCAAGTCATTCGCGGCTGGCTAGGTGTCGAGGTGCAATCGCTCACACCGGAACTGGCAGAGTCCTTCGGCCAAGCCGGTCGGCCCGGAATCGTTGTTGCTGGTGTCTACCGCGATGGGCCGGCTGAACGCGCTGGTCTGCTGCCGGGCGACCTCATCCTCAGCATCGATGGTGCGCAGGCAAGCGATGGTCGCAGTTCAATGAACCAGGTTGCCCAGGTGCGACCCGGGGACAAAATCGATATCGACATTCTGCGCAACGGCAAGCCGCTGACGCTGACGGCCGAGGTGGGCATGCGACCACTGGTGGAGAAAGCTCCGCAATAACCCGCTCGTTCGGCCGAGCAATCAAGCGGGGTGCGTACTCGACGCTCAAGCAGGCCTAGGCTTTGCGTCCTCAGTGAGGCGAGAACCGTAGCGGTAATTCAACTGAGCCAGAGAGGCCACTGTAGGGACGAAACACTCCTGCCCGGTCTATGCCGAGCAGATTGTTCGGGGACGGCGATACGATCAAACTGGCCGCTGCTACCACCGACGCCGGAGATAGCAGCTGCATGTGACTGGACGCTTGCAGCGCGCCGGATTAGCCGATGTGCTTTAGCGCATCGAGTAATGCCTGATTCTGCTCCGGCGCCCCGATAGTGATCCGCAGAAACTGCTCGATGCGCCCCTGCTTGAAGTGCCGCACGATAACGCCGTGTTCGCGAAGCCCGGCTGCCAGCGCAGCGGCGTCGCGCTGCGGATGCCGGGCGAAGATGAAGTTCGCTGCCGAGGGCAGCACCTCAAAGCCTAACGCCTGCATCGCAACGGTTACGGCTTCGCGACTGGCGATCACCTGCTGGCAGGTTTGCTCGAAATAAGCGCGGTCTTCGAACGCAGCCGCAGCGCCGGCAATGGCGATGCGGTCCAGCGGGTAGGAGTTGAAACTGTTCTTGATGCGCTCCAGAGCCTCAATAAGATCCGGATGCCCTACTGCAAGCCCCACACGCAGCCCTGCCAGCGAGCGAGATTTGGATAATGTCTGGGTAACCAGCAGGTTCGGGTAACGATCCACTAATGCGATTGCCGACTCACCGCCGAAGTCGATATAGGCCTCATCGACCACAACGACCGAATCGGGTTTTTTCTGCAGCAGCCGCTCGATGGCCTCAAGCGGCAGCAGGCAACCTGTCGGCGCGTTGGGATTGGGAAAAATTATTCCCCCGTTTGGCCGAGCGTAATCGGCCACCTCGATCTGAAACTTGTCATCCAGCGCGATAGCCTCATGGGCGATGCCATACAGGGCGCAATAGACCGGGTAGAAGCTGTAGGTTACGTCGGGAAACAGCAGCGGCTTGCCATGCTGGAAGAGCCCGTGAAAGACGTGGGCCAGTACCTCGTCCGAGCCATTGCCGACGAAAACCTGGTCCGGCCGGACGTGATAGTAATCAGCGACGGCGCGCTTGAGTCGCTCACCGTTCGGATCCGGATACAGCCGCAGGTTGTCGTTCAGCTCAGCCTGCATCGCTGCGAGCGCCTTGGGCGACGGCCCGTAGGGGTTCTCATTGGTGTTGAGCTTGACCAAATTGGTCAGCTTCGGCTGCTCACCGGGCACATAGGGAACTAGCTCTTTTACGAAGGGGCTCCAGAATTTGCTCATCCGCCCTTCTCTCCTCAGAAAATGATCGATTGCCGCCGGGGGAGTCGGTCAGGCGTTCCCTACCGGTCGGGTTGGCAAGACAAAACAAGCGAAGCCTCATTCGCTCCGCTTGGTTACAGCTACCCCTTGATTCGGTACTCGGCGCTGCGTGCGTGAGCGGTAAGAGACTCACCCCGCGCGAGTACCGAGGCGACCTTGCCCAGTTCGGATGCACCTTCAGCCGAACAGTTGATGATCGAGGAGCGCTTCTGGAAATCGTACACGCCCAAGGGTGAGGAGAATCGCGCAGTGCCCGAGGTTGGCAAGACATGATTCGGCCCAGCGCAGTAATCGCCCAACGCCTCGGCCGTGTAACGCCCCATGAAAATCGCTCCCGCATGTCGAATCTGCGGCAGCCACGCATCGGGATCAGCCACTGATAGCTCGAGGTGCTCGGGCGCGATGCGATTAGCGACATCAATCGCCTGCTGCATGTCAGCAACCTGAATCAATGCCCCACGCCCCTGCAGCGAGGCGCGAGCGATTTCGCTACGTTCAAGGGTCGGCAGCAAACGGGAGATGCTTTCAGCGACTCGGTCGAGGAAAGCTGCATCCGGACTGACCAGAATCGACTGCGCATCTTCGTCGTGCTCGGCCTGGGAAAACAGATCCATGGCGATCCAGTCGGGATCGGTCTGGCCGTCGCACACCACCAGAATCTCGGAGGGGCCGGCGATCATGTCGATACCGACTTTGCCGAACACGTGGCGCTTGGCCGTCGCGACATAGATGTTGCCTGGCCCGACAATCTTGTCGACTGGCGGGACGCTTTCGGTTCCGTAGGCCAGCGCAGCGACAGCCTGAGCCCCACCGATGGTGAATACCCGATCGACGCCAGCGATGCACGCGGCAGCCAGCACCAGCTCGTTGATTTCACCGCGCGGAGTGGGGACCACCATCACGACCTCCGGCACCCCTGCAACCTTCGCAGGGATGGCGTTCATCAGCACTGACGATGGATACGATGCCTTGCCACCTGGCACGTACAGGCCCGCGCGATCAAGTGGCGTGACTTTCTGACCAAGCACGGTGCCGTCAGCTTCGGTGTAGGTCCAGGAGTCCTGCTTTTGCCTTTCATGATAGAGGCGGACACGTTCGGCGGCAGCTTCCAGCGCTTGGCGCTGGGCCGAGCTGATCCGTGTAAGCGCCAGCTCAAGCCGCTCACGCGGTAGGATCAGGTCAGCCATGGAGGCGACTTCAAGGCCATCAAAACGCTGGGTCAGCTCCACCAGGGCGGCATCGCCACGCTCGCGGACGGCCTTGATAATCTCCAGCACCCGCTGATTGACAGCATCATCGGACACGCTTTCCCAGCTCAACAGATGATCCAGGTGTCGCGCGAAATCGGGATCAGCTGCATTGAGTCGGCGGATGTCGATGGGAGCGGTCATAACGGGCCTCATGAAGGGATGAGTACAGCGATAGTCAGGCGCCCTAGACTAACAAGCCGACCGCGCGGGCACCTGGATATTTAGGCTATGACGCGGATAGGCTGGCCGGCCGTGTACCGCCGGGCCGTTGATCACTCGTGGTGGGCAATGGCGCTCTGGAGCGCGTCGATCAGGGCCTGGATGCGCGCATGCTGCATCTTCATTGAGGCCTTGTTGACCACCAGGCGCGAGCTGATCATGGCGATCAGTTCCTGGGGCTCCAACCCGTTGGCGCGCAGCGTGTTACCGGTGTCGACGACGTCGATAATCTTGTCTGCCAGCCCCACCAGAGGCGCAAGCTCCATTGAGCCGTAGAGCTTAATGATATCGACCTGCCGCCCCTGCTCGGCGTAGTAGCGCTTGGCGACATTGACGAATTTGGTCGCAACCCGCAGACGCCCCTTGGGCTCTGCTGCACCGACCTTTCCGGCCGTCATCAACTTGCAGTTGGCGATCCGCAGGTCCAGCGGCTCGTAAAGCCCTTGCCCGCCGTATTCCATCAGCACGTCCTTGCCCGCGACGCCAAGGTCCGCGGCGCCGTGCTCGACATAGGTCGGTACATCCGTGGCACGCACGATCAGCAGACGCACATCGTCTTGCGTAGTCGGGATGATCAGCTTACGGCTTTTTTCCGGATTCTCGGTGGGGACGATACCGGCGGCGGCGAGCAGCGGCAGCGTATCGTCGAGGATGCGGCCTTTGGACAGGGCGATGGTGAGCATGAACGGTTTATTCCTTGAAGCCTATTGATGGCGACCTTGGCATCGGCCCGGGCAATTGCAGACCTCGGCGGTGGGCTGCCAAAATCGAGCCGGCAACCCTAGCCTATTCCCTCAGTTAGCCCGGTACGCGGCGAATCTTGGCGCCCAGCAATTGCAGCTTTTCCTCGATGCACTCGTAACCGCGGTCGATGTGGTAGATGCGGTCGATCAATGTATCGCCCTCAGCCACCAAGCCCGCGATGACCAGGCTCGCTGACGCGCGCAGGTCGGTCGCCATGACCGGAGCACCCTTAAGCTTGGGCACGCCGGTCACGATAGCGGTATTGCCCTCGACAAGAATCTGCGAACCCATGCGATTCATTTCGTAAACGTGCATGAAGCGGTTCTCGAACACCGTCTCGATAACCGTCCCAGTGCCTTCAGCGATCGCGTTCATGGCAATGAACTGCGCCTGCATATCGGTCGGAAACGCAGGATAAGGCGCTGTGCGAATATTTACCGCTCTGGGCCGATTGCCCTTCATGTCCAGCTCGATCCAGTTGCTCCCGGTGTCGATGTGGGCACCGGCCTCTTCGAGCTTGTGCAACACCGCCTCGAGCAGCGTCGCATCGGTGTCCTTGAGCTTTACGCGTCCGCCAGTGGCGGCAGCGGCCACCAGATAGGTGCCCGTCTCGATGCGGTCGGGCATCACGCTATAACGGCCGCCACCCAGGCGCTTCACACCGTCGATGGTGATGGTGTCGGTACCGGCGCCGGATACTTGTGCACCCATGGCGTTGAGGAAGTTGGCCAGGTCGACCACCTCCGGCTCACGCGCGGCGTTCTCCAGCACGGAGCGGCCATTGGCCAATGCCGCCGCCATCATGATGTTCTCGGTACCGGTCACGCTGACGATATCGAAGAAGAAATGTGCACCGCGCAGGCCGCCAGCTGGCGCCTTGGCCTTAATGTAGCCGCCTTCGACGTCGATCTTCGCGCCCATTGCCTCCAGACCACGTATATGCAGATCCACCGGACGCGAGCCGATGGCACAACCGCCGGGCAGGGCCACCTCGGCTTCGCCGAACCGAGCCACCATTGGCCCCAGAACGAGAATCGAAGCACGCATGGTCTTGACCAGCTCGTAGGGCGCGACCAGCGTCTGGATGCTGCTGGCGTCGACTTCAACGCTGAGTTTTTCGTCGATGACCGGTTGCACGCCCATGCGGCCGAACAGCTCGATCATGGTGGTAATGTCGTGCAAGTGTGGCAGGTTGCAGACGGTCACTGGAGTATCGGCCAGCAAGGTAGCGGCCAGAATCGGAAGGGCCGAGTTCTTGGCGCCGGAGATGCGGATCTCGCCGTTGAGGCGGGCACCGCCGGTGATGATCAGTTTATCCATGAATGTTCCCGTAACCCGCAGGCTCGAAGCACTGGCGAAGAAGAGCCGCGCACGACTTTATCGGTCGCACACAGACTGAGAGATGCCTGTTATGACTGGCGATCAGCCACGCGCAAGCCAGTCGGCACGACTGAAGAATTTCATCGTAACGGCGTGGATGCTACCGTCGGCGATCCACGGATTCAGATGAGCATAAATCTGTTGCTGACGCTTGACCGGACTCATGCCCGCCAATTCGTCGCTGATCACATTCAATTGGAAGTTGCAGCCCTCGCCTTCGACTTCCACCTGAGCGCCTGAAAGCTTCTCTTCCAGAAAATTCTTAACTTCTACGGCCTGCATGTTCAACCTCGATCGGCGCCGGACGCGCACGGCCGGTCATCATACAAAAAAGCCCGGAGGCTGCGAACCCCAAAGCCGCGCTGACTGACGAAGCTGCATTCAGTCGAGCGTTTCGGCATCGGCGTCGCGCCGCTGCGGATGTCGGCTGCTGGGCGCCACCGCGGGGAAACGAGATGACGCGAAGCGCACCACCAGAATAGCCACCGCCAGCAGAAGGATCGCTCCGGAAATATAGACGACACCCATATCCGGACGGTGGTGGTGCGAGACGTCGGAGATCAGCAGCCGGGTCAACGCGGTGATTGCGACATAGATCAAAAAGCGCACCGGCATATGGTTGGTCTTGAAGTAGATACCCACCATCGCACCGAGCTCGAGATAGATGAACAGCAGCAGAATGTCATCAACGCTGATGCTGCCTTTCTCGACCATGCCTAGAAACGCAACCAACCCAGCCCAGGCGGTGACGGCACCGATCGCGAACAGCGACAGGTAGTGAAAGGTCTCGACCAGAAGATTACCCAACGACTCAGCGGCCAAGTGCACCTTGGCCCGCGTCGCTTCCGCCCAGCGCAGCAACATTACACAGCTCCTTCTGTTTCGTCCGCCAGCGAAAGAACATCCAGCAAACCGGATACCCGCGCTAGGTCCCGCATGTCAGCGGGCAAACCAGTAATAACAAGCTCATCGCCCTGTTTCTGCACATCCCGGGTGAAGGCCAAAAGCAAAGACAAGCCGACACTACTGGATCGTTCAACCTCGGAGCAATCGACCAACACGCGCGTGCCCTTGGCCTGACGAATCAGCGCCTGCCCCTGCCGACGCAAGGCTGGGCCGGACTGGTAGTCGAGCACGCCCGACAGGCGAATCTCGCCGTCAGCGCCCCGCTCAACCCGTCCGTCACTCATCGCCCGCCGCCCGTTGACCCGCCTCGGTGTCCTTGGCTCGCGCCACTACCTCGGCCCAACCATCGATGGTCTTATCCAGATCGTCATTGTTCTTCTGCATCGAATCGGCAAATTGATCTCGGAACAGCTTGCCGATATTGATTCCATTGATGATGACGTTGCGAACCATCCAAACCCCATCATGATTGACCATGGTGTACGACACGGGATAAATCTCGCCCTGACGACCCGTTACTTCCATACCGACACTGGTGCGCTCCGGGTCCTGCTTGCCACTGGCGGGAAGGACCTTGATCTGCTGATTGTTGTATTCCAGCAGTGCATTTCCGTAGAACTGCATCAGGCTGCGTTTGAAGTTTTCCTGAAAGCGTGTGATCTGGGCAGGGCTCGCATTACGCGAGTACTTCACGGTCATGATGCTCCGTGAAATTCCTTCGGCATCCACCACCGGCCCCAGAATATTGTTGAGCGACTCGTAAAATGCGCTCGGATCCTGCCGGTACTGCTCCTTGTTCGCCTTGAGATCAGCAAGCAATTCATCAGTGGTGCGCTCAATCACTTCATGGGCGCTGGGCGCCGCCTGAGCCAGGAGGGGAAAGGCAGCCAGCAGCACCAGCAAGCCGCGACGCAGGGCAGTCATCATGGGTTGCACCTCACTCTTTATTAACCGAATTGAGTAGAAACTTGCCGATCAGCTCTTCCAGCACCAGCGACGACTGGGTATCGCGGATCGTGTCGCCGTCGCCGAGTGTTTCCTCTTCGCCACCGACGCTGATGCCAATGTATTTCTCGCCGAGCAACCCGGCAGTCAGGATAGAAGCGGTGGAGTCGGTCGGCAGGATGTCGACGTCTTTCTGAACTTCCAGGGTGACACGGCCGGTATAGCTTTCGCGATCCAGATCGATCGCCGTCACCTTGCCGATGGTCACACCAGCCATGGTGACCTTGGATCGGACACTCAAACCGGCAATATTGTCGAAATAGGCGTACAGCTTGTAGGTATCGGTACTGGCGACGTTCAGACCGCTGACCCGCAGCGAAAGCAGCAGCAAGGCCAGAACGCCCGCCAACAGAAACAGACCAACACCTATTTCCAGGGTGCGGATACGCATCAGAAATCTCCAAACATCAAGGCGGTCAGAATAAAGTCGAGACCGAGTACTGCCAACGAGGCGTAAACCACGGTTCGGGTGGTGGCGCGACTGATCCCTTCGGACGTCGGTTCGCAGTCGTAGCCCTGAAATACCGCTATCCAGGTCACCACGACGGCAAACACCATGCTTTTGATGACGCCGTTCAACACGTCGGTAGAGAAGGTGACACTGTTCTGCATGTTGGCCCAGAACGAGCCTTCATAGACGCCGAGCCAGTCCACCGCAACCATGGCGCCGCCCCAGATGCCGACGACGTTGAAGATTACGGTGAGCAATGGAAGCGATATGAAGCCGGCCCATAACCGCGGTGCAACGATGTACTTCAACGGGTCGACACCGATCATCTCCAGGCTGGACAGCTGCTCGGTGGACTTCATGTTGCCGATCTCGGCCGCCAGCGCCGAGCCCGCACGACCGGCAAACAGCAATGCTGTGACCACTGGTCCCAATTCGCGCAACAGTGTCAGCGCCACCATCTGACCCACGGCCTGCTCGGAGCCGTAGCTGCTGAGAATGCTATAACCCTGAAGCGCAAGCACCATGCCGATGAATACTCCCGATACCACTACGATCGCGAGAGACAGCACGCCAACCGAATACAACTGCCTGATCAGTAGAGAGAATCGACCGTCCAGCCCGCTGGGGCCGAACAATGCGTGAAAAAGAAACAGCGTCGCGCGCCCCTGAGTCGCGACCACGTCCATTCCAGCCTCGCCTACCCGGCGGACACGCTCGATCAAAGAACGCTTACGCATCTGAGCCTCGCAAAAGATCCTCGGCATAGGCCGGCGCCGGAAAATGGAACGGTACCGGACCATCCGCGGCCCCTTTCATGAATTGCCTAATCCGCGGATTGGTCGATTCGTGAAGCTCCGCTGGCGTCCCCTGCCCCAATACCTGGGCGTCGCCCACCACGTAGATGTAGTCAGCGATGCTCGCGGTTTCGGCCAGGTCGTGGGAGACCACGATACTGGTGATTCCCAGCGCGTCGGTTAGCAATCGAATCAGCTGTACCAGAACGCCCATTGCAATGGGGTCCTGCCCCGCGAACGGCTCGTCGTACATCAGGATCTGCGGGTCGAGCGCGATCGCACGCGCCAGCGCCACCCGCCGTTTCATTCCTCCAGACAGCTCTTCTGGCATCAGCTCGACTGCCCCACGCAAGCCAACCGCCTGCAGTTTCATCAGCACGATGTCGCGAATCATCTCTTCGGGCAGCTTGGTGTGGA encodes:
- a CDS encoding sulfate adenylyltransferase subunit CysD encodes the protein MVDKLTHLKQLEAESIHIIREVAAEFDNPVMLYSIGKDSAVMLHLARKAFFPGRLPFPVMHVDTRWKFQEMYRFREQMVNEMDLDLITHINPDGVAQNINPFTHGSAKHTDIMKTEGLKQALDKHGFDAAFGGARRDEEKSRAKERVYSFRDNKHRWDPKNQRPELWNVYNGNVKKGESIRVFPLSNWTELDIWQYIYLEQIPIVPLYYAAEREVIEKNGTLIMIDDERILEHLTDEEKGRIEKRMVRFRTLGCYPLTGAVESTASSLPEIIQEMLLTRTSERQGRVIDHDGAGSMEEKKRQGYF
- a CDS encoding Nif3-like dinuclear metal center hexameric protein encodes the protein MAVALTTLVDESDRFLNAAKIPDYCPNGLQVEGRPQVQRIVSGVTASQALLDAAVEAQADVVLVHHGYFWKNEDPHVVGIKQRRLKTLLSNDISLLAYHLPLDVHPEVGNNVQLARLLALTIEGALEPDNPRSVGLVGALDTPLTPADFMRRVHAALGREPLMVEGPGLIRRIAWCTGGAQGYIDQAVTAGVDAYLTGEISEPTVHIARENGLSFFAAGHHATERYGVQALGEHLAKRFAIEHLFIDCPNPA
- a CDS encoding PDZ domain-containing protein gives rise to the protein MINALRFFGWPLLVGLLVALLIIQRYPHLVGLGAEPEYSLQQAPLIGIPQQGPYSYANAVSSAAPAVANLYTTKVIDSASQPPMLKDDPLFRRFYGDNLPRQRRMESSLGSAVIMSPEGYLLTNNHVTANAEQIVVALRDGRETLARVIGSDPETDLAVLKIDLADLPAITIGRSDGIRIGDVTLAIGNPFGVGQTVTMGIISATGRNQLGLNTYEDFIQTDAAINRGNSGGALVDTAGHLIGINTAIISESGGSQGIGFAIPVKLAMDVMKSIIEHGQVIRGWLGVEVQSLTPELAESFGQAGRPGIVVAGVYRDGPAERAGLLPGDLILSIDGAQASDGRSSMNQVAQVRPGDKIDIDILRNGKPLTLTAEVGMRPLVEKAPQ
- a CDS encoding histidinol-phosphate transaminase, with protein sequence MSKFWSPFVKELVPYVPGEQPKLTNLVKLNTNENPYGPSPKALAAMQAELNDNLRLYPDPNGERLKRAVADYYHVRPDQVFVGNGSDEVLAHVFHGLFQHGKPLLFPDVTYSFYPVYCALYGIAHEAIALDDKFQIEVADYARPNGGIIFPNPNAPTGCLLPLEAIERLLQKKPDSVVVVDEAYIDFGGESAIALVDRYPNLLVTQTLSKSRSLAGLRVGLAVGHPDLIEALERIKNSFNSYPLDRIAIAGAAAAFEDRAYFEQTCQQVIASREAVTVAMQALGFEVLPSAANFIFARHPQRDAAALAAGLREHGVIVRHFKQGRIEQFLRITIGAPEQNQALLDALKHIG
- the hisD gene encoding histidinol dehydrogenase; amino-acid sequence: MTAPIDIRRLNAADPDFARHLDHLLSWESVSDDAVNQRVLEIIKAVRERGDAALVELTQRFDGLEVASMADLILPRERLELALTRISSAQRQALEAAAERVRLYHERQKQDSWTYTEADGTVLGQKVTPLDRAGLYVPGGKASYPSSVLMNAIPAKVAGVPEVVMVVPTPRGEINELVLAAACIAGVDRVFTIGGAQAVAALAYGTESVPPVDKIVGPGNIYVATAKRHVFGKVGIDMIAGPSEILVVCDGQTDPDWIAMDLFSQAEHDEDAQSILVSPDAAFLDRVAESISRLLPTLERSEIARASLQGRGALIQVADMQQAIDVANRIAPEHLELSVADPDAWLPQIRHAGAIFMGRYTAEALGDYCAGPNHVLPTSGTARFSSPLGVYDFQKRSSIINCSAEGASELGKVASVLARGESLTAHARSAEYRIKG
- a CDS encoding ATP phosphoribosyltransferase — protein: MLTIALSKGRILDDTLPLLAAAGIVPTENPEKSRKLIIPTTQDDVRLLIVRATDVPTYVEHGAADLGVAGKDVLMEYGGQGLYEPLDLRIANCKLMTAGKVGAAEPKGRLRVATKFVNVAKRYYAEQGRQVDIIKLYGSMELAPLVGLADKIIDVVDTGNTLRANGLEPQELIAMISSRLVVNKASMKMQHARIQALIDALQSAIAHHE
- the murA gene encoding UDP-N-acetylglucosamine 1-carboxyvinyltransferase; this translates as MDKLIITGGARLNGEIRISGAKNSALPILAATLLADTPVTVCNLPHLHDITTMIELFGRMGVQPVIDEKLSVEVDASSIQTLVAPYELVKTMRASILVLGPMVARFGEAEVALPGGCAIGSRPVDLHIRGLEAMGAKIDVEGGYIKAKAPAGGLRGAHFFFDIVSVTGTENIMMAAALANGRSVLENAAREPEVVDLANFLNAMGAQVSGAGTDTITIDGVKRLGGGRYSVMPDRIETGTYLVAAAATGGRVKLKDTDATLLEAVLHKLEEAGAHIDTGSNWIELDMKGNRPRAVNIRTAPYPAFPTDMQAQFIAMNAIAEGTGTVIETVFENRFMHVYEMNRMGSQILVEGNTAIVTGVPKLKGAPVMATDLRASASLVIAGLVAEGDTLIDRIYHIDRGYECIEEKLQLLGAKIRRVPG
- a CDS encoding BolA family transcriptional regulator, with the protein product MQAVEVKNFLEEKLSGAQVEVEGEGCNFQLNVISDELAGMSPVKRQQQIYAHLNPWIADGSIHAVTMKFFSRADWLARG
- a CDS encoding phosphate-starvation-inducible protein PsiE — encoded protein: MLLRWAEATRAKVHLAAESLGNLLVETFHYLSLFAIGAVTAWAGLVAFLGMVEKGSISVDDILLLFIYLELGAMVGIYFKTNHMPVRFLIYVAITALTRLLISDVSHHHRPDMGVVYISGAILLLAVAILVVRFASSRFPAVAPSSRHPQRRDADAETLD
- a CDS encoding anti-anti-sigma factor, with the translated sequence MSDGRVERGADGEIRLSGVLDYQSGPALRRQGQALIRQAKGTRVLVDCSEVERSSSVGLSLLLAFTRDVQKQGDELVITGLPADMRDLARVSGLLDVLSLADETEGAV
- a CDS encoding toluene tolerance protein, yielding MMTALRRGLLVLLAAFPLLAQAAPSAHEVIERTTDELLADLKANKEQYRQDPSAFYESLNNILGPVVDAEGISRSIMTVKYSRNASPAQITRFQENFKRSLMQFYGNALLEYNNQQIKVLPASGKQDPERTSVGMEVTGRQGEIYPVSYTMVNHDGVWMVRNVIINGINIGKLFRDQFADSMQKNNDDLDKTIDGWAEVVARAKDTEAGQRAAGDE
- the mlaD gene encoding outer membrane lipid asymmetry maintenance protein MlaD, giving the protein MRIRTLEIGVGLFLLAGVLALLLLSLRVSGLNVASTDTYKLYAYFDNIAGLSVRSKVTMAGVTIGKVTAIDLDRESYTGRVTLEVQKDVDILPTDSTASILTAGLLGEKYIGISVGGEEETLGDGDTIRDTQSSLVLEELIGKFLLNSVNKE